From the Polyangiaceae bacterium genome, one window contains:
- a CDS encoding amidohydrolase family protein, producing MRSALTAMLVACATAGCGPAPTPQHAPAAASTPAPVAPAPEDKRLVYDIIFSGRVAGQVVVVRHANGAADEDLEFAERGAGPKLHARLELGEDGFPDRFELTGHNRKQRPVHELLSCDATHCRWSGTDEQGEGPRAFYVANNKSVVADAALLSLAKRRGRVPLLPSGSFHAEKLVATTLTQDGKPFVVSAYELDGFGFEPRVEWFSDDGEWFAQVDEYGAGIRQGFAAHIPKLLALQAPLDRARRERIATRVSHRPHALSIVHARLFSPRTLKVTEDATVNIVDGKVTSVGAKLPAADGAEVIDAGGKTVLPGLWDMHVHSTVDDGPMHVANGITTVRDLGSDVEAALARKASWDAGTELGPHMLLAGFVDGRGPKQGPTKMFADTPAEAERVVETYASKGYTQLKIYGSMKHELVPVLVKLAKAKGMRVSGHVPQGMTAEGVVKAGYDEIQHLEHVIFDLHSSSKESRGKTALLGERGADIGLDAPKTKALFALLQQRHIVVDPTLNVVEAELTTGPGHPNPTIAPVLSRLPPQVQRSAFDGGLPNVEKDRERYERSFARCLELTKRLWDRGVPLVAGSDAWAGFALHRELELYVKAGIPNAEVLRIATLGAARVMKLEKSTGAIEPGKVADLIIVEGDPLVDMSRLRDVVTVVKDGRVVDAVAARAALSIH from the coding sequence GCCTCCACGCCAGCTCCAGTGGCGCCTGCACCAGAAGACAAACGTCTGGTTTACGACATCATCTTCAGTGGTCGCGTCGCGGGCCAGGTCGTAGTGGTGCGCCATGCGAATGGCGCTGCCGACGAAGACTTGGAGTTCGCCGAGCGCGGCGCAGGTCCCAAGCTGCATGCTCGCTTGGAGCTGGGCGAAGATGGATTCCCAGATCGCTTCGAGCTCACGGGTCACAACCGCAAGCAGCGACCGGTCCACGAGCTTCTCAGCTGTGACGCGACGCACTGCCGTTGGAGTGGCACGGACGAGCAAGGCGAAGGCCCGCGCGCATTCTACGTGGCGAACAACAAGTCCGTGGTGGCCGACGCCGCTTTGCTGTCCCTGGCCAAGCGTCGAGGACGCGTGCCGCTACTGCCCAGCGGCAGCTTCCACGCGGAGAAGCTGGTTGCGACGACGCTGACCCAGGACGGCAAGCCCTTCGTGGTCAGCGCCTACGAGCTGGACGGCTTTGGCTTCGAACCTCGCGTCGAGTGGTTCAGCGACGACGGCGAGTGGTTCGCGCAAGTGGACGAGTACGGCGCGGGGATCCGGCAAGGGTTTGCCGCGCACATCCCGAAGCTGCTGGCTCTCCAAGCCCCTTTGGATCGCGCACGACGTGAGCGGATCGCGACGCGAGTCTCCCACCGCCCCCACGCCCTCAGCATCGTGCATGCCCGCCTTTTCTCGCCCCGGACGCTGAAAGTGACCGAGGACGCGACGGTCAACATCGTGGACGGGAAGGTCACGAGCGTCGGTGCCAAGCTTCCCGCTGCCGATGGTGCGGAGGTGATCGACGCCGGCGGCAAGACTGTGCTGCCCGGTCTGTGGGACATGCACGTTCACTCCACGGTGGACGATGGTCCTATGCACGTCGCCAACGGCATCACCACGGTGCGGGATTTGGGCAGTGACGTGGAGGCGGCTCTGGCGCGCAAAGCAAGTTGGGACGCGGGCACCGAACTCGGGCCACACATGCTGTTGGCTGGCTTCGTCGACGGACGCGGACCCAAGCAAGGTCCCACCAAGATGTTCGCGGACACGCCGGCAGAGGCTGAGCGCGTGGTCGAGACCTACGCGAGCAAGGGCTACACCCAGTTGAAGATCTATGGCTCCATGAAGCACGAGCTCGTCCCGGTGCTGGTGAAGCTCGCCAAGGCCAAGGGCATGCGCGTCAGCGGGCACGTGCCCCAAGGCATGACGGCCGAGGGCGTAGTGAAGGCGGGCTACGACGAGATCCAGCACCTGGAGCACGTGATCTTCGACCTTCACTCGAGCTCGAAGGAGAGCCGGGGGAAGACCGCACTGCTGGGCGAGCGCGGGGCAGACATCGGACTCGACGCGCCAAAGACCAAGGCGCTCTTCGCGCTGCTGCAGCAGCGACACATCGTCGTCGATCCAACGTTGAACGTAGTCGAGGCCGAGCTGACCACGGGACCGGGGCACCCCAATCCGACGATCGCGCCGGTACTGTCCCGACTCCCGCCGCAAGTGCAGCGCTCCGCCTTCGATGGAGGATTGCCCAACGTGGAGAAAGATCGTGAACGCTACGAGCGGTCCTTCGCCCGCTGCCTGGAGCTGACCAAGCGACTCTGGGATCGCGGCGTGCCACTGGTAGCAGGGTCGGATGCCTGGGCCGGTTTCGCGCTGCACCGCGAGCTCGAGCTCTACGTCAAGGCGGGGATCCCCAACGCGGAGGTGCTGCGCATTGCCACCCTGGGCGCCGCGCGCGTGATGAAGCTCGAGAAATCCACGGGGGCGATCGAGCCCGGCAAGGTCGCCGATCTGATCATCGTGGAAGGCGATCCGCTAGTGGACATGAGCCGCCTTCGTGACGTGGTGACGGTCGTGAAGGACGGTCGCGTCGTGGATGCCGTGGCGGCGCGAGCGGCGCTTTCGATTCACTGA
- a CDS encoding DUF6036 family nucleotidyltransferase: protein MKRAALEHIIRACADIAADDEIIVIGSQAILASFADPPEELTVSNEADVYPKNHPARWEVIDGAIGEGSPFHDTFGYYAQGVQEGTATLPLGWHTRLVPLRNENTRGATGLCLEVHDLCVSKYVAGREKDRRYVRAAHRSGLVNESTLLERLTTTPITDELRERLVALVKLDARECASGG, encoded by the coding sequence ATGAAGCGAGCAGCTCTGGAGCACATCATCCGCGCCTGCGCCGACATCGCGGCGGATGACGAGATCATCGTCATCGGCAGCCAAGCGATCTTGGCCAGCTTTGCGGACCCCCCCGAGGAGTTGACCGTTTCCAACGAAGCGGACGTGTACCCCAAGAACCATCCTGCGCGCTGGGAGGTGATCGATGGCGCCATCGGCGAGGGTTCCCCTTTCCACGATACCTTCGGCTACTACGCACAGGGCGTGCAGGAAGGAACCGCGACCCTGCCCCTGGGCTGGCACACGCGTCTCGTGCCGCTTCGGAACGAGAACACCCGCGGCGCGACCGGCCTTTGCCTCGAAGTGCACGATCTGTGCGTTTCCAAGTACGTCGCCGGACGCGAAAAAGACCGACGCTACGTTCGCGCAGCCCACCGCAGCGGACTCGTGAACGAAAGCACACTGCTGGAACGTCTGACCACCACGCCGATCACCGACGAGCTTCGCGAGCGACTGGTCGCACTCGTGAAGTTGGACGCCCGGGAGTGCGCGAGCGGGGGCTGA